The Aptenodytes patagonicus chromosome 12, bAptPat1.pri.cur, whole genome shotgun sequence nucleotide sequence CAGTGGCTGCATCAGCCAGGCTGCTCTGCAAGTTGCCAGTGCCGTAAAGCACGTGCCCACCCTTCAGCTCCTTTCTCTTGCACACCTTATGAGCGATGAAGGCTGCTGTGGACGCAAGGAAGAGGAGCGAGACGAAGACCAATGAAATGATTAAATAGGTTGTCAGGGAGCCGCCCTCGTCCTCCGTGGCCAGGCTGCTGTGCCGTAGGCGCACATCTGAGAAGTCATTGAGCAGGAGTGCGCTCAGCGCCGCAGTGGCCGACAGTGGTGGCCGCCCATTGTCTCGCACCAGGACGACGAGCTTCTGCTTCACGGCATCCCTCTCCGTCACTGGCCTCCTCAGCCGCACCTCCCCGCTTTGGGCACCCACCGCAAAGAGCCCGGGGTCGGTGGCCCTCAGCAGGTGGTACGAGAGCCATGAGTTCTGCCCCGAGTCGGCGTCGACGGCCACCACTTTGGTGACGAGGTACCCCGCCTCAGCCGACATGGGCACCAGCTCGCTGGAGGGTGGGCTGCTGTCCTGCGCAGGGTGCAGCACCAGCGGCGCATTGTCATTCTCGTCCACCACGACAAGGCGGACAGTGACGTTGGCCCTGAGGGGAGGTGACCCCGCATCGGAGGCGCTCACCAAGACCTCCATCTGCCTCACCTGCTCGTAGTCCAGAGGCCGCAGCACAAACACGTGCCCGTTCTCAGAGTTCacagagaggcaggagcagggaggccGCTCTGCAGAGTGGGCTGGGGCCAGGAAATAGGTCACCTTGGCATTGGGCCCCACATCAGCATCCGAGGCGCTGACGGCTCCAACGAGCGCCGTGGGGACATTGTTCTCACGCACGTACATGGTGTACGATGTCTGGTTGAAGACAGGTGCATTGTCGTTGACATCGGAGACGTCCACCGTGAAGGTCTGGGTCGTTGTGAGAGGAGGTGACCCTGCGTCTGCAGCCGTGACAGTGAGGACGTACCGAGCCGTCTCCTCCCGGTCCAGAGCGCTCACGGTCACCAGCTCGTAGTAATTCTTATAGGCCGGCCGCAGGGAGAACAACAGCTGGTCCTCAAGGGCACAGGAGATCTTCCCGTTGGCACCGGCATCCCGGTCCCTGACAGTAAAGAGGGCGACCACTGTCCCGGGTAATGCGTTctcggggagggggctgctgaaGGAACTGACCACCAGCTCCGGTGCATTGTCATTCACGTCCACCACCTCCACCAACACCTTGCAGATTGCCGAGAGGCCCCCGCCGTCTGTGGCCCGCACACTGAGCTCGTGATTCTCTGCCGCCTCAAAGTCCAGAGGCTTCGTGAGTTTAATTTCACCGCTCGTGGGGTCAATTGCGAATGCCGAGGGGCTCTGGCCCACTGCTTGGCTGAACTGATAGGCGATGTCCCCGTTAGCTCCCACATCCCGATCGCTTGCCACCACGCTGAGAACCACAGAGCCCTCTGGCGCGTTTTCCAAAACCTGCCCAACGTACACCTTCTGTGTGAAAACCGGAGCGTTGTCGTTGACATCTAGAACGACAATGTGGATTTGGGTGGTCCCGCTCCTGGGCGGAGAGCCTCCGTCCACGGCAATGAGACTGAAAGCCACCTCCGCCTGCTCCTCTCTGTCCAGCGCCTTTTCCAAGACCAGTTCAATATACTTGTCGTCCTCACTCCGACTCCCAAAGGAGACAGCAAAGTACTCGTTCTCGGGAGCGATGCTGTAAGCCTGGATGCTGTTGCTGCCAACATCCAGGTCCCGAGCCCCCTCCAGCGGGAAACGCGAGCCCGGGTCGCTCCTTTCCGGGATCGTAAAAGTGACTCGCTCCTCCGGGAAAACGGGCGAATGGTCATTGATGTCCTCCACGGCCACCTCGACCCGAAAGAACTGCAGGGGGTTTGCCAGCAGCAGCTCGAAGGGGAGCGTGCAGGTACCGGCCTGCCCGCACagctcctcccggtccagcctcTCCGCCACTACGAGGCGGCCGGTGCCGCGGTCTAAGCGAAAGTGCTGCCGGCCGTCCTCCGAGGCCAGGCGGGCGCGGCGAGCCGAGAGCTGCGCCGGGGCCAGCCCCGCGTCCTCCGCCACGTTGGCTACCACGGAGCCGCTCTCCGCCTCCTCGGCTACGGAGTAGCGCATGGGCTCGGCGCGAGCGTgcggcagggagaggaaagcagagagacaaaGCACTTGCCTTGCGATCGCCATGTCGGGGCGGCGGACAGCCTCCGTCTCGCGGATCCTCCGCGGAAAGCGGCGCCCGGCAGcacggcggcgcggcggcgggcgggcgccctCCCTCTCGCCGAGCGCGGCTGGCGGCCCGGAGCGCGGCCGCCGTGGCCCGGCAGCGGATGGCACGGGGcaccgctcgccgccgccgcccggctcggctcagctcggctcggctgggctgggctgggctgggctgggctgggctgggccgggctgagctcggccgcctccccgcccgcagCCGCTCGGCGCCGCCTTGGCCGGGAGCACCACCCTGCGGCCCGCGGCGGGactgcgcccgccgccgcccgctgcccgcgctgccggcTCGCAGCGGCACACGGACCCGTGCGCACACGCGCGGCTGCCGGCCGCTCGCCCGCGTCGGGGCCCCGCGGCAGGACGCGCGCACACCGCGCCGGGGAGGGAAGCGCAGGGAAGGAGCGCCGAGCGTCCTGCGGGGCCGCCGCTTGAGCCCGAGCGCACGGGCAGCGCCGGCAGCTGCCCCGCGTCTCCCCCGCgtctccccccgctccccgctgccCAGAGCCCGCGGGCAGGCGTGCGCGCTTGGCTCCCGGGAGGCAAAGCCGTGCCCTTGGGGAAACACGGCGGCGCGACAGGCACAAGGCGTTTCCCACGGCACGGTGGGGCGGAGGCTCGGCCCGGAGGGACTGAGCCGCCTTCCGCGGCCGGAGGAGCCGGGCAAGAGCCTCCGCGGGGGCAGCACGCAGGTAGCGGCACCGCCCGGCACTACATCTACTCGGGGATCTCAGGCTGAGGGCGGGGAACGGGGGCGGGACCCAGCAAGGCTCAGGCGTGGACGCGCCCGCCGGCCGGCCAGTCCGGCGGCTGAACGGGAGGAGGGGCTGCGCTCCGCGGGTTGGCTTCCCTCTCGCCAGCGGGCTGCGAGCCGCACAGCGGTTCCCCGTCCTTGCCCGCCCCCGCCTCGGCGCGGCTCTGCGGGCCGGGCAGGACGGGCCTCAGGAACTGGAACTGGCTCCTCCCCGAGCCGGTGGTCAGGCACGCTTCGTAGCGGTAAGCCGCCGAGAGAGTGCCCGTGCCGGCCACGTCCGCGCCGCCGGTGGCGAAGTCGCCGTCAGCGTAGCAGCGGGCAGAGGGGGGCGAAAGGCGTGCCCGGAGGCGAGCCTTGCAGAGCTTGGCCGCCGAAAAGGCGAGGACGGACAGGAGGAAGAGCGACGAGACGCAGCCCAGGGAGGCGATGAGGTAGGCGGTGAGCAGGTCCTCCTCGCCCgcctgcggctgctgctgcggccTCCCCGCAGGGGCGTGGTTGAGCTGGAGGAAGGCGTCGGGGAAGCCGTCCACCAGGGCGATGCCGAGGGTGGCGGTGGCGGAGCGCGGCGGCTGCCCGCGGTCTCGCACCAGCACGACGAGCCTCTGCCGGGGCGCGTCGCGCTCCGCCACGGCCCGCGCCGTGCGCACCTcgccgctgtgcagccccacgcggaacagcCCCGGCTCCGTCGCCTTGGCCAGCTCGTACGACAGCCACGCGTTCTGAcccgcgtccgcgtccaccgccaccaccttggccaccaGCGCCCCGGGCTCCGCCGAGCGCGGCGCCAGCTCCACGCCCGACcagcccgcgcccggcgccgccgccgccgccgccggcgggtacAGCAcctgcggcgcgttgtcgttctcgtccaCGATCACGAGCCGCACCGACACGTTGCTGCTCAGCGCCGGCGCGccgccgtcctccgcccgcacccacagccccacctcgCGCACCTCCTCGTAGTCGAAGGAGCGCAGCGCGTACAGCGCGCCCGTCTCCGCCTGCACCGACACGTAGGACGAGAGCGGCGCGCCCCGCACCCGCCCCTCCGACAGCCGGTACCGCACGCGCGCGTTCTGCCCCCAGTCCgcgtccgccgcccgcaccgtcagcaccagcgcgcccgccgcgttgttctcgGGCACACGGGCGCTGTAGCGCGCCTCCGCGAacaccggcgcgttgtcgttcacgtccagcaCCCGCAGCGCCAGCACCGCGCTGCTCCACAGCGCCGGCGACCCGccgtccgccgcccgcaccgtcaCGTTGtactccgccacctcctcccggTCCAGCTCCCTCGCCGTCACCACGCGGTAGTAATTATCAAACGACTTCTCCAGCCGGAACGGGAGGCTCTCGCCGATGCTGCACCGCACCTCGCCGTTCGCCCCCGAGTCCCGGTCCTGCACGTGCAGCAGGGCCACCACCGTCCCCGGCGGCGCGTCCTCAGAGATCGCGCTCAGCGACGACCGCACCGAAATctcgggcgcgttgtcgttcacgtccgtCACCGCGATCGCGACTTTCGCCGTGTCGGAAAGGGCCCCGCCATCATGTGCCTGCACCTCCAGCTCGTAGGAGTCGCCTTCCTCGAAGTCCAGGCTCCGCAGCAGCGTGATCGCTCCCGTCCCGGCCTCCAGCTGGAAAATCTGCGAGGCTTTCACAGAAACCGTTTGATACGAATACTTTACGTCGCCGTTCAGCCCCTCGTCGGCGTCGGTGGCCGTGAGGGTGACGAGGGCGGAGCCCACGGGCACGTCCTCCGGCACACGCACCGTGtactccgcctggctgaacacgggcgcgttgtcgttcgcGTCCAGCACCGCCACGCGGATCCGCGCCGTGCCCGTccgcgccggctccccgccgtcgctcgccctcagcaccagctcgtgaaacgccgccgcctcccggtcCAGCGCCTTCGCCAGCACCAGCTCGGGACGCTggtccccgccggggcccgcctgcACGGCCAGCGAGAAGTGCTCGTCGCCGCTCAGCTCGTAGCTCTGCACCGAATTCCGTCCCGCGTCCGGGTCGTGAGCCCTGGCCAGGGGAAACCGCGACCCCGGGGCGGTCGTCTCGCCCATTCTCAGTTCTTTTTCTGCCTCTCGGAAGCTGGGCGCGTTGTCGTTAATGTCCGTGATCTCCACTTCGATTCCGTAAATCTTTATTTCCCCCTCCACTATCACCTCACAGCGCAGCTCGCATTGCTGCACACTCTcgcacagctgctctctgtctaTCCTCTCCGCCGTCACCAAATGTCCCGTCTTCCCGTGAAGAGCGAAATACTGCGTCCTACCTTCGGAGACAACGCGGAGGCCGCGGTCGCGGGGCGCCGGCAGGTCCAGCCCCAGGTCCTTGGCCACGTCGCCCACGAACGAGCCCTTCGGCATCTCCTCGGGAACCGCGTAGCGCAGCTGCCCCCACGCCGCCTCCCACGCCGCCGCCAGGACGCACCACAGCAGGGCTCGCTCCCGCCGGCCACAGCGCCCTCCTCTCTCCGCCATCGCAAAGCCCGGCAGCAGCCGCCCGCTCGCCCCTCCGCCCACCGGAGCCGGCCTGCGGGTCACCGCTGTCGCCGCGCTCCTCCCGCCGAGCCTTCCCCCGAGCAGCCCGGCTCGGCTCGCTCCCGCCGCGCCGCTTCGGGCTCGGACCTTGCAGCCCCGCGGCTCGCTCGCCGGCTCGCCGTTGctccggcggccgccgcccgccttTCGGCCTACCGTGAGCCAACAGCGACGCTCGCAGCCGCAGGCAGCAACTGCAGCGCTCGGGCGCTGGGAAGCGGCCCTCCGCCTCGCCGGCTTCCCACTCCTGCCCAGCGAACAGCGCCTGCGGCAGCCCCGCGCTTGCGGTCACCCCTGATGACAGGGCTGACAGATTCACGGCACACGCATGCATTCAGGAGAGTCTCTCTGACAAGTCCTGCCCACCGCAGTGCTTCACGGAATGACAGAATGATAGAAGAGAAccagagaatcagagaatcagagaatcacggcatggtttgggttggacgggacctctaaaggtcatctagtccaagccccctgcaatgagcagggccatcttcggCTAGATCAGGtgactcagagccccgtccagcctgaccttgaatgtttccagggatggggcatctacggcctctctgggcaacctgtgccagtgttccaccaccctcagcgtaaaaaatttcttccttatatccagtctgaacctacccgcttttagtttaaaaccattcccccttgtcctatcactacagcccctattaaaaagtctctctccatagaatcatagagtcattaaggttggaaaagacctctcagatcatcaactccaaccgtcaacccaacaccaccacgcccactaaccCTAAGTGCCTCAcctgcacatcttttaaatacttccagggatggtcactcaaccacttccctgggcagcctgttccaatgtttaaccactctttcagtaaagaaatttttccccatgtccaatctaaacctcccctggtgcaacttgaggccatttcctctcgtcctatcgcttgttgcttgggagaagagaccgacacccccctcgctacaacctcctttcaggtagttgtagagcgcaataaggtctcccctcagcctcctcttctccagactaaacagtcccagctccctcatccgctcctcataagacttgttctccagacccttcaccagcttcattgcccttctctggacacacaccagccactcttccccaagcctgtagcgctgcatggggttgttgtggccaaagtacaggacacggcacttggccttgttgaacctcatacagttggcctcggcccatcgatccagcctgtccaggtccctctgcagagccttcctaccctcgagcagatcaacactcccgcccagcttggtgtcaactgcaaacttactgagggagcactcgatcctctcatccagatcatcaataaagatattgaacaagaccggccccaaaactgagccctggggaacaccgctcgtgaccggccgcccactggattgaactccattcaccacaactctctgggcccggccgtccagccagtttttgacccagcgcagagtacacctgtctaagccgtgagccgccagcttctctaggagaatgctgtggcagacagtgtcaaaggctttactgaagtccaggtggaccacatccacagcctttccctcatccactgggtgggccacctggtcatagaaggagatcaggttggtcaagcaggacctgcctttcatgaacccatgctggctgggcctgatcccctggttgtcccgcacatgccttgtgagcgccctcaagatgaaccgctccataatcttccccggcaccgaggtcaggctgacaggcctgtagttccccggatcctccttcc carries:
- the LOC143165976 gene encoding protocadherin beta-15-like; translation: MAIARQVLCLSAFLSLPHARAEPMRYSVAEEAESGSVVANVAEDAGLAPAQLSARRARLASEDGRQHFRLDRGTGRLVVAERLDREELCGQAGTCTLPFELLLANPLQFFRVEVAVEDINDHSPVFPEERVTFTIPERSDPGSRFPLEGARDLDVGSNSIQAYSIAPENEYFAVSFGSRSEDDKYIELVLEKALDREEQAEVAFSLIAVDGGSPPRSGTTQIHIVVLDVNDNAPVFTQKVYVGQVLENAPEGSVVLSVVASDRDVGANGDIAYQFSQAVGQSPSAFAIDPTSGEIKLTKPLDFEAAENHELSVRATDGGGLSAICKVLVEVVDVNDNAPELVVSSFSSPLPENALPGTVVALFTVRDRDAGANGKISCALEDQLLFSLRPAYKNYYELVTVSALDREETARYVLTVTAADAGSPPLTTTQTFTVDVSDVNDNAPVFNQTSYTMYVRENNVPTALVGAVSASDADVGPNAKVTYFLAPAHSAERPPCSCLSVNSENGHVFVLRPLDYEQVRQMEVLVSASDAGSPPLRANVTVRLVVVDENDNAPLVLHPAQDSSPPSSELVPMSAEAGYLVTKVVAVDADSGQNSWLSYHLLRATDPGLFAVGAQSGEVRLRRPVTERDAVKQKLVVLVRDNGRPPLSATAALSALLLNDFSDVRLRHSSLATEDEGGSLTTYLIISLVFVSLLFLASTAAFIAHKVCKRKELKGGHVLYGTGNLQSSLADAATAGTLPHAYCYEISLTTGSGNSEFKFLKPILPSLPPQHCATGGGTDDEQDFPRGPITAEDVAPDNPGTPSAEQFNSLSFN